A window of Nocardiopsis sp. Huas11 genomic DNA:
CGAACGCACGCACGGCTCGGAGGACAACGGGGTGTGGTGGACCCGGACGGGCTGGGAGGAGCAGTCCCCGGGCGCCTGCAACACCTGGGACGTGCCCGACGAGGACCTCGTGCAGTAGGGGCCCGGACCGGCCGGGACCGCGTTGTCCACAGGCCTACGGCACCGCTGTCGCTCGGACACTCAGCGTGGCAGGATGCTGAATATGCAGGACCACGACTCCCCCCTGGGTTCTCCCGCTCCCGTCACCGCCGAACCCCCGCGCCGCTCCTCGGCGGCCTCCGCCGTCTCCGACCGCTCCACCGCCGACGCCCGCCTCCGTGAGGACGTCGGGGCCGTCGTGCCCGGAGTCCGGGACGAGGACGGCACCGTCGAGCCCCGGCTCCGGGACGATTCCCCCGCCGCCGGTTCCGGCGCCGACCGCGTCGAGCTGCGCGTGCACGGTGTCAGCGGCGGACAGGCGGAGGAGCTGTTGGACGTCGAGCCCGCCATGCGGGTGGGCGGCGACCGGCTGGCCGGGTTCTTCCGGTGGCGCCGCGAGCCCGACACCGAGACCGTGCCCGGGGTGCGGCGGGAGATCTTCGCGTGGGGCAACCTGACCTCGGGCAGCTCCTCGCGCGCGCTGTGGCTGCTGCTCCTGCCGTTCATGCTGCTCAACGTCGCGTACTGGATGCGGCCGGGCCGGATGGACCGCGAGCCCGCGGGGCTGAGCCGGCTGGCCAACAACGTGTACGGGGCGAGCGTGCGCCTGCTCGCGCTGTCCCTGACCGCGCTCATCACCCTGGCCACCGCCGGCATCGGGATGGACCTGGTGGCCTGGCAGTGCGGGGGGCTGAGCGAGGCGTGCGCCGACGCCCGGCCCTGGCTGGGCTTCCTGGCCACGTCCGACGCACCGTTCTCCGCCCCGGGCCTGTCCCTGCTGGTGGGCGCGGTGCTGCCGGTCACCGTGGTGTTGGTGCTGTGGCGGCTGTCCCGGCGCACGGCCGCCGACTACGAGGTCGTGGCCTCGCCGGTACCGCCGCAGGAGGCGGCCGCGGCGCCGCTCAGCCACGCGGAGTTCTGGCGCAACAGCGAGACCATGGCCCGGCTGCGGTCGGCGCACATCGCGGTGGCCGTGGGCGTGGTCGCGCTGCTGTTGCTGGTCCCGGCACTCCAGGAGGACCTCGGGCGCGACACGGATCCGGGCGTGCGGGCGTACGCGGGACTCGCGCTGGCCGTGCTCCTGGGCGCGGTGCTGGCCGTGAGCGCGGCGAGCGTGCTCGTGCCGGGGGTGGATCCGCGGTGGAACGCGCGGGCCGACCGGGTCTGCCGGATCCTGCGCGACACCATCATCGTGCTCGCGCTGGCCGTGGCCGTGTACGCGGTGTGGCCTCGTACGGGCTGGTCCGCCCAGGGTCGCCTGCCCGGTCACGACACGGCGCTCAACGCGCTCTTCGCCGTGCAGGGAACGTTCGCCGTGCTGCTGCTGACGGCGGCGCTGGTGCTCTACGCCGTGGACCGGGCCCACGACGGCGCGGCGATGCGCGGTCTGGCCGGGCCGGCGACCGCCGTGCTGGGTACGTTGTTGGGCGGCGGGTTCTCCGCAGCGCTGGTCTACCAGGGTTCGCTGTGGCTGAGCGGATGCGGGACGCGGGGCTCCGCCGAGGGCGGCTGCCTGCCGCTGGATCCGCCCGCGGCCTACTCCTGGCTACAGCTCGCCTTCGCGTTCGAGGCGGCCATCGCGCTGGGCACGGTGGCGGTGCTCGCGCTGGAGGTCCGGCGCGGGACCCGGGCCCACGTACCGGCCGTCACCGAGCAGTACGCCCGCAGCGTGCGCGACCGGCGTACCTGGGACATCGCCCGGGCGCGGGCGGTCGGACGGCTCACGGAGGTGCTGCCGGCGGTACTGGTGGCACTGCTGACACCGGCGGTGCTGCTGGTGGTGCTGGTGCTGTACGCGGTGGTGTCCGGGAACCTGGTGGCCGGAGCGGTGACCGCGAACGCGGCGGTCTCCGGTCGGCTGGGGCTGCTGGCCCAGGAGGCGGTGACGGGGCTGGTGACCGTCGGCTCCCTCATCGGCGGCCTGGCGCTGGTGGGGCTGGCCTGGATCGGGCGCAGCGCCTACCGGGACCGGCCCACCCGCCAGGCGGTGGGCGCCCTGTGGGACGTGGGCACGTTCTGGCCGCGGGTCGCGCACCCGCTGGCGCCGCCCTCCTACGCGGAGCGGGCGGTTCCGCAGTTGACCGCCCGGGTGGCGCGCATGGCCAGGGACGGCACGGGCGTGGTGCTGTCGGGGCATTCGCAGGGGTCGGTGCTGGCGGCGGCCACCGTGTGGCAGCTGCCCGCCGACGTCCAGGGCCGGATCGCGCTCATCACCCACGGGTCGCCGCTGCACCGGCTGTACGCGCGGTACTTCCCGGCCTACTTCGGTCCGGTGGCCTTCGCCGATCTGCGCACCCGGGTGTCGGACTGGCGCAACCTGTGGCGGACGACGGACGCCATCGCGGGTCCGGTGCGCATGCGCGACGCCGCCGGGGAGATCGGGGAGGACGAGGTGCTCGACATCGCCGAGCCGCTGCCCGACCCGCGGTCCTACGACGCGCCGCCGGGCGAGGCCCGCAGACCCGAGATCCTGGGCCACTCGCACTACACGAGCGACCCCGCCTACGCGGAGTCGCTCTGGCAGGTACTGCGGACCCTGGACGAGAGTCCGCGGTCCGAGCGGCGCCCCGAGGGGGCCGGGTCGTGAGGTCTACCAGGGACCTGTGAGGCCCACCGGGGACCCGTGAGACCTACCAGGGGCCGTAGGGGCCGTTGTTGCGGCCGCCCTGACTGCCCTTGACCGCCGGGCGCACGTCCAGGAGGAAGACGAGGGTGGCCACCAGGCCCATGATGACGAGGAAACCGGTACCGCTGAACACCGCCAGCAGGGACAGACCACTGGCCAGGCCCGTGAGGATGACCCACAGCTTCTTGGTCTGCTTGTCCATGATCTCGAACGCGGAGGCCGGTGTGCGCAGTGCCTCGATCAGCGCGTAGAGGCTGGCCACGAAGGTGGCCAGGTAGATGGCCTGCCAGATCAGGTACATGCACGCTCCCGACTACGTCCCGAACGGGGGTCCGCCCGCTCTCCACAGTAAACGGCTCGGGTCCGCGATTGGTGCCCGGGGGAGGCCGGGATCACAACGGGGCGCCGCCTGGAGAGCGTGGAGCGCGCCATGCCCTGGCGGGCGCTGGGCCGTAGCGAGCACCGGGCCGTGCGAGCGCTGGGCCGTAACGAGCACCGGGCCGTGCGAGCGCTGTGCCGTAGCGGGCACTGCGCGGTGGAGAGGTGCGCTCAGACGGGGATGTGCCAGAGACAGGTGACGAAGGCCAGCAGGAACGCTGAGCTGCCCATGATGACGGCGCCCGCGTGGTACGGGAGTTCGTCGTCGGGACGCAGGAGGCGGTTGACCCGGCGCATGACGTCGGGCTCGGACTCCTCGACGGCGGCCATCGCACCGGCGGGCACCGGAGCGGGACCGGCCGCGCCGAACCGGAGCAGGGCCATGGCGAGTTCGCGGTTGGTGCTGTGCCGGCGGGCCTGGTCGTCGGCGCACATCTCGATGAGCAGCGCCACGCTCGCGTAGTAGGTGCGGACCAGGCGCACGCGCGGGAACGCGCGCTTGAGGGAGGAGAACGGCAGCAGGACGAGGTCGTGCCGCTGGCGCAGGTGGGCGTTCTCGTGGGCCAGGACGGCGGCCAGCTCGGCGCGGTCCAGGACCGCCAGGGCCCCTTCACTGATGACGACCTGGGAGCGCAGCACGCCGGGCAGGCAGTACGCGGCGGCGGCCGGGTGGTCCACCACGCGGGCGCCGGGCACGTCGGGGTGGTCCTTGGCGACCAGTTCCAGGAGGTCGTGGTGGCGGCGGCGAACCCGGACGACCTGCACGAAGGAGGAGACGAGACCGTAGAAGAGCACGAGGGTCAGCGCGGCGGCCAGCGCCACGGCCACGATGTGGCTGACACCCTCGGTGCCCAGGGAGAGCTCGGAGGAGATGAGTCGGCCGGTGACGATGTCGCCGGCCAGGGCGAGCGCGCCGTGCGCGGCGCCCAGCTCGTAGGAGGACAGCCCGAACGCCAGGAGCGCACCGATGGTCGACACCCCCCAGGCCAGGCCGAGGGCCTGCCAGGTGATGACAGCGGTGTAGGGGCCGCGTGATGGCCATTTCGCCCGATGGAGTGCTTCCATTGCGACGAGACAGCCGACCGCGACGAGAGAGAGGAGTGCGGCACTGACCATACGGGCTAGTTCCTTGGCTGCTCGATTTCCCCGAGTGCGCGCCGGAGCGCTTCAGCCTCCTGGCCGTCCATGGACTGGACGAAGGCGGCCAGGGCCGCGTCGCGGTCCCCCGTCTGACCGAGGGCGTCGAACATCAGCTCGGACACGTAGGCCTCACGACTCGCGGCCGGGCTGTATCGCCACGCACGACCCTCTCGTGCTCGGGACACCACCTTCTTCTTGGCGAGCCGATCGAGCACGGTCATGACGGTCGTGTGTGCCAGGTCGCGTTCGGTGAGCGCTTTGCCGACCTCACGAACCGTCATTGGTTCGTTTCGTGCCCACAGTACATCCATCACCGCGCGTTCAAGTTCGCCAAGCCGATTCATGGATCCGAGTCTACCGGCGCTAGTACTACAGGCTGTCGTACCCCCGGTTAAATCCCGATCACCCGACGGGCAAGGCGATCCAACTCCGGGCGGCGGCCGGCCGGACCGACCGTTCAGGGGCGCGGGACGGCCCGGTCAACGGGACGCGGAGTGGCGGAACAGTCGAAATCACGTGCCGGTGCCGGACCCGACGGCGATACTGCCGGAGAACGCCGGGAAGGAGTTCCACCATGGGCACCAGTAACCACACGCGTCTCATCGTCACCAAAGGCGACATCACCGAGCAACAGGTGGACGCCATCGTCAACGCGGCCAACAGTTCCCTTCTCGGAGGGGGCGGGGTCGACGGCGCCATCCACCGCAAGGGCGGCGGGGCGATCCTGGAGGAGTGCCGCCGCCTGCGCGCGGGGCACCTCGGGGGCGGCCTTCCCACCGGCCACGCGGTGGCGACCACGGCCGGACGGCTCCCCGCCCGCTGGGTGATCCACACCGTGGGGCCGGTGCACAGCACCACGGAGGACCGCGGCGCCCAGCTCGCCTCCTGCTACACGGAGTCCCTGCGCCTGGCGCAGGACCTCGGCGCGGCGTCCGTCGCCTTCCCTGCGATCTCCACCGGCGTCTACCGGTGGCCGCTCGACGACGCCGCGCGCATCGCCGCCGAGGCGATCCACACGGCGCAGGCACGCGTGCCGGAGATCCGCATGGTCCTGTTCGACGACACCGCCCTGGCCGCCTTCGAGCGGGCCTTCGACACCACCTGAGCAAGGCGTGCGGCGGCCGGATCCGCACCACGCGGCCGGTCGCCGGGCCCACCGCCGGCCACCGGGCCCGCGGTTGGAGACCGGCTAGGCCGTGTTCTTCTGCGGGCTTTCGGTGAGCTCGCGGTCGTCAGGTCGTCTCTCGCAAGCCGATGGGCGAAGTTCAGCCTGGTTGTACTTCACGAGCACAGAGACGCCGCGAGAGGCGGTCCTGGCGGCCGCGAGCCCGGAATGCCGCAAAAAACACGGCCTAGTGGCCGGCCGCGAGGCGTTCGGCGAGGTCGGCGGTGGGGACCTCGTAGACCGGCGTGCCCGGGGCCAGCGGCACCAGCGTGGCCATCGCCTGGTCCGGGGTGATGTCCACGCGGGTGAAGGCCCGCACCGGCACGGCCCGCACGGTCTCGGCCGGGGTGAGCGGGTCGGCGGCGTAGGCGTTGGCCGGCCCGACCCACACCGGGATCCCCGCCAGCGTGCCCATGGAGGCGGCGTGCGTGTGCCCGCACAGCAGCAGGCGCACGTCGGTGCCCTTGACGACCTCGGCCAGCCGTTCCGGCCGTCGCAGCAGGATCGGCCCCATGAGGGGCTGCGTGCTGGTGATCGGCGGGTGGTGCAGGGTCAGGACCGTGCCGTGCGGGGCCGGTTCGGCCAGCTGGTCGGCCAGCCAGGCGAGCTGGTCGTCGTCGAGGTCGCCGTGGTGGGCGCCCGGGACGGTCGAGTCCAGGGTGATGATCCGCAGCCCGCCCACCCAC
This region includes:
- a CDS encoding BlaI/MecI/CopY family transcriptional regulator, giving the protein MNRLGELERAVMDVLWARNEPMTVREVGKALTERDLAHTTVMTVLDRLAKKKVVSRAREGRAWRYSPAASREAYVSELMFDALGQTGDRDAALAAFVQSMDGQEAEALRRALGEIEQPRN
- a CDS encoding DUF2516 family protein, with the translated sequence MYLIWQAIYLATFVASLYALIEALRTPASAFEIMDKQTKKLWVILTGLASGLSLLAVFSGTGFLVIMGLVATLVFLLDVRPAVKGSQGGRNNGPYGPW
- a CDS encoding metallophosphoesterase, giving the protein MSYQHTLLHLTDVHAVAEGALYDSVDPVAGLRAALDAAVASGGAIDAIVLSGDITDQGDEPSYRIVRDLVGEAARLLDAVVVVGMGNHDERGAFRSGLLGVEPSQAPYDDTVWVGGLRIITLDSTVPGAHHGDLDDDQLAWLADQLAEPAPHGTVLTLHHPPITSTQPLMGPILLRRPERLAEVVKGTDVRLLLCGHTHAASMGTLAGIPVWVGPANAYAADPLTPAETVRAVPVRAFTRVDITPDQAMATLVPLAPGTPVYEVPTADLAERLAAGH
- a CDS encoding O-acetyl-ADP-ribose deacetylase, which encodes MGTSNHTRLIVTKGDITEQQVDAIVNAANSSLLGGGGVDGAIHRKGGGAILEECRRLRAGHLGGGLPTGHAVATTAGRLPARWVIHTVGPVHSTTEDRGAQLASCYTESLRLAQDLGAASVAFPAISTGVYRWPLDDAARIAAEAIHTAQARVPEIRMVLFDDTALAAFERAFDTT
- a CDS encoding M56 family metallopeptidase — protein: MVSAALLSLVAVGCLVAMEALHRAKWPSRGPYTAVITWQALGLAWGVSTIGALLAFGLSSYELGAAHGALALAGDIVTGRLISSELSLGTEGVSHIVAVALAAALTLVLFYGLVSSFVQVVRVRRRHHDLLELVAKDHPDVPGARVVDHPAAAAYCLPGVLRSQVVISEGALAVLDRAELAAVLAHENAHLRQRHDLVLLPFSSLKRAFPRVRLVRTYYASVALLIEMCADDQARRHSTNRELAMALLRFGAAGPAPVPAGAMAAVEESEPDVMRRVNRLLRPDDELPYHAGAVIMGSSAFLLAFVTCLWHIPV